The genomic segment GAGTTATACCATAGACGTATTCCGTAGGAACCTGGAAGCTCGTAAATCTTTCTTAGACTTCGCGTTGTACGTTTCCTTCTTCCCTCAATTGGTCGCTGGACCAATTGTTCGTGCACATACTTTTTTTAGAGACTTAGACGATACGCCGAAGGTTACTGCAGAAGATGTGCAGATCGCTTTTGCTCAGATCCTGATGGGATTCACTAGAAAGATCGTATTCGCGGACAACCTGGCAAAGGTAGTAGACTTTACATTCAATAATTATAAAATTCTTAATCCTGCTGAGATCTGGGTCGGAGCAATGGCTTTCGGCTGGCAGATCTATTTTGACTTTGCAGGGTATACTGATATCGCAATCGGAACAGCAAGGCTTTTCGGATATAAATTCGATCCAAACTTCAATTTCCCGATGGTTGCTAGAAATATTGCGGACCATTGGTCTCGTTGGCATATTTCATTCTCCACTTGGATCAGAGACTATATCTATATTCCTCTCGGCGGTTCTAGAGTTGGGGTTTTAAAAGGATACAGAAATCTTTTTATTACCTGGTTATTCGCAGGTATCTGGCATGGAGCAGCTTATCACTTCGTTTTATGGGGACTCTGGCAAGGAGTTATGCTTGGTATTCATAGAGAATATTCTAAAACCAAAATTGCTATTTGGCTGAACGAAAAAGGTGGCTTGAGCTACGATATCGGAGCTCGAGTTTTCACAATGTTCTGCCTTTCCTTCGGATTCATCTTGTTCCGTGCAAAAACAATGAAGGCCGCCTGGGCAATGATGAAATCACTTGTATTTGCAGTTCCAGGCGGGATCTATTCCGTTAAAACATTCGTAAATTACGATTACGGAATATTACTCGTGATCTGCTTCATTCTTTCCTATTATTTCTCCCGAAACACGATAGAAACAATCGTGGAAAACAAGAAAAAGTTCGGGGTATTCGTTACAGCGAATCTATTTATCATTCTGTTCTTCGGAGCAGGAGGCCAAAACTTCCTGTATTTCGATTTCTGAGGCGAATATGAATCCGTATATCAGTTTGATCCGTCAGAGAAGTTTTTGGATACCAGTTATAGTTCTGGCCCTATTCGATCTGTGCCTGCAGACAGGAGTTTATAGGCCTTATCTTAAAAAGGGATCGTTTGCGGCAAACGTTATCCGAAACACTGATTATGTTTTGGAAAAGAAGGCCGAATTCGAACCTACAATACTTCTTCTTGGGACCTCGGTCGCTCACCAAGGACTCTCGCTCAAAACTTTAAATGAAACTTTAGAACCTTATGGCGAAAAGATCCAGTCCATCGCGATGGAAGGAACTGAGCTCGTAGTACAAGATGCTCTTGTACGCAACCTTCTTCCTAAATTTCCTAAAGTGCATACTGTTTTACATATATTAGAGATCTCCACTCCTTGGGTGGACCAAGAAGATCTGCAAATCCACACTCTTGCGATGCTCGGAGAGTTGGATAGAAGGTTGGCATTTCCTTTAATTTACGAATTCAATTATAATGTGCGTTATGATGACCTTGGGTTTTTAGCGTTCAAGAGCATCGCTTATAGAAGAGACATCCGCGATTTTATACTAGATCCTTCAAAACGACTGAAAGACATTGGCAGAAGGAAAAAAGAAATCAAACTCACTCCTTGGCCTCATGAGAATACTAATCTTCCAAGCATCAGTATGTTCCCGGAAGTGAAAGATATTAAATCCTGCTTGAAGATCACAAATCCTGGGAACGGGATACCTGCTCCTGCAGGCTCGGACCAATTCCATAAAAAGGCGATTTGGGACACATGTGGCTTGGGCGAAAGAACTCCCGTTAAGGTAGAAAGAACCAAACAGGTGAATAACTACTTCCATAGATTAAAAATACTGCATAATGATATTCGCCAAGTCGGTTTGGAGAACGGACACAAGATCAAGATCATCGGAGTGATCGCGCCTTATAGCGAGATCATTAAAAATTGGAGAAGCCCGGATAGAAATCGTATTTGGGAAGAAGAGATCCAAAAGATCGATCCAAGCACTCCTCTACTCGACTACCAAGCGAGCTTAGATGGGCCAAATAATGGGGATTATTATTACGATCTCATCCATTTGAATAAGGCCGGAATGGAAAAATTTTCCGCGATATTCTCAGCTGATTTGCCCTCTATCCTAGGATTAACTCGGAAAAAATAAAGATGATCTTTACTTCCACTTTATTTTTCGTATTCTTCCTGATCGTTTATGTTCTGTACTGGTCTTGGGAAAGCCGCAAGTACAGAGAATGGATCCTGCTCATTGCATCCTTGGTATTTTACGCTTCTTGGAATCCACCCTTCCTATTACATCTATTAGGGATCGTATTCATAAATTATCTTTTTCTAAAGCCGATCGCTAAAACAAAAAGTAAAAAGTTACTTACGATCATCGTTCTGATAGACCTGATCAATTTAGGAATATTCAAATATTTTTATTTCATATCGGACAATCTTTTCTACGTCACGAACTTATCTCTGTTCAATACAAGCACATTCTCTTTCAGGATCATTCTTCCTTTAGCGATCAGCTTTTATACATTCCAAGTAATGGCATTCGTGATAGATGTATATCGTGGAAAAGTAAAAGAGCTTCCGAATTTCTTCCACTTTACTTTGTTCTTATTATTCTTCCCTCAATTGGTCGCAGGACCTATCATGAGAGCGAAAGATTTTTTTCCAAGATTAGAACATTTACGCATCCATAAAACTGCGATCTATACTGGACTATTCTTAGTCGGACTAGGGGCATGTAAGAAGATCCTAATTGCAGACAATTTAGGAACTCTGATCGATCCTGTGTTCTTAAGACCAAAAGAATATGGAAGCGGCTCCCTTCTGTTAGCAGCAATCGGATTTACTTGGCAGGTATATTCAGACTTCTCCGGATATACCGACGTAGCAAGAGGATGCGCTCTATTATTCGGATTTAATATTCCTAGAAACTTCAACGCTCCATTCTTCAGTAAGAATATCCACGAGCTTTGGAGAAAATGGCATATTACCTTGGGCACCTGGCTCAAAGATTATATCTATATTCCGTTAGGTGGAAGTAGAGGTTCCGAAGCCAGAACCAATATTAACCAAACGATCACATTCGCTTTAGGTGGTCTATGGCATGGAGCCAACTGGACTTTCTTAGCTTGGGGACTTTCTCACGGGCTATTCTTATTTGTAGAAAGAACCTTTGAAAGAAAGGGCATCAAAATCCTACCTGAAGTAGGAAAATTTTTCACGGGAATTCGGATCTTTTGGACCTATGTTCTGTTTACGTTAGCTGCCGTATTCTTCCGTTCTTTTAGCATAGGAGATTCTTTTTACTTTTTCGAAAGTTGGTTCTATCATATTCGCCCTGAACAGGCCAATACTCTTTCTTTCAATTTAGCAATTCCTTATATTATAGGTGGAATTATTTTCCATGCCGCGGAAGCACCTAAACATTATCCGCTTTGGTTCCAAAGAAATAGGACCAAACTTTTACTTGCCTTTCTTTTGATCGGAGCTTTGATCTTTGGAAATTACGCGGGCAAGGGACAAGACTTCATCTACTTCGCATTTTAGATTATGAAAAGAATCCCTCTGTTACATCGCAAAATTCTTTGGATCCCACTTGGGATTGCCGCCTTATTAATTGTATGGGACAGGATACTTTCTTCCGAAAAAATCAGACCCTATACGGAAACTGGTGCAGAATATTATTTTTATAATATGAAAGATAAGGTTCTTTCTACCATGAAGAAAGAAACCGATTCCAAAAAGGAAGACCAAAAGGTGCTCACATTCTTCGGGACCTCTCATATGGGAGAATTCTCACTTGAAGAATTTGAAAAAGAAAGT from the Leptospira hartskeerlii genome contains:
- a CDS encoding MBOAT family O-acyltransferase produces the protein MLFNSAHFLLFLPIVLILAKILKGTYQRVFLLLASLYFYNAWHPASIVCDDIRTSTWYENWIDLSFCNFNINLYIIILIVSMVVDYAAGRLMSKEGASEKFRRLCLIASLITNLGILAYFKYTNFLLEVFADLFNQISSGEPLKIEHLKIILPVGISFYTFQSMSYTIDVFRRNLEARKSFLDFALYVSFFPQLVAGPIVRAHTFFRDLDDTPKVTAEDVQIAFAQILMGFTRKIVFADNLAKVVDFTFNNYKILNPAEIWVGAMAFGWQIYFDFAGYTDIAIGTARLFGYKFDPNFNFPMVARNIADHWSRWHISFSTWIRDYIYIPLGGSRVGVLKGYRNLFITWLFAGIWHGAAYHFVLWGLWQGVMLGIHREYSKTKIAIWLNEKGGLSYDIGARVFTMFCLSFGFILFRAKTMKAAWAMMKSLVFAVPGGIYSVKTFVNYDYGILLVICFILSYYFSRNTIETIVENKKKFGVFVTANLFIILFFGAGGQNFLYFDF
- a CDS encoding MBOAT family O-acyltransferase, which gives rise to MIFTSTLFFVFFLIVYVLYWSWESRKYREWILLIASLVFYASWNPPFLLHLLGIVFINYLFLKPIAKTKSKKLLTIIVLIDLINLGIFKYFYFISDNLFYVTNLSLFNTSTFSFRIILPLAISFYTFQVMAFVIDVYRGKVKELPNFFHFTLFLLFFPQLVAGPIMRAKDFFPRLEHLRIHKTAIYTGLFLVGLGACKKILIADNLGTLIDPVFLRPKEYGSGSLLLAAIGFTWQVYSDFSGYTDVARGCALLFGFNIPRNFNAPFFSKNIHELWRKWHITLGTWLKDYIYIPLGGSRGSEARTNINQTITFALGGLWHGANWTFLAWGLSHGLFLFVERTFERKGIKILPEVGKFFTGIRIFWTYVLFTLAAVFFRSFSIGDSFYFFESWFYHIRPEQANTLSFNLAIPYIIGGIIFHAAEAPKHYPLWFQRNRTKLLLAFLLIGALIFGNYAGKGQDFIYFAF